In Aspergillus fumigatus Af293 chromosome 2, whole genome shotgun sequence, a genomic segment contains:
- a CDS encoding MOSC domain protein has protein sequence MHISQETHISVQLYTYPIKSLRGVSLSEATLTRTGFQYDRRFMLLKVIPDQNGAYTLKNMHVPHFPEMALFTTDIIYPDEEKGIPGRIIVMYHPPADDRVDDQDKATKTLTIPLQPDIRGLRQLSIEMHQSPTTGYDMGDPYNAWFSERFGYGVVLAYLGPHSRRVLGSFAPGKSPAHAVDKPVVSTRSLVGLAVLTLVLNGVRVSASASGAVQLTSDELRKHWPGVAATVVAGLLSWILLRGLSAGQDDESITFADTAPYLLTSETSVDELSARFEGGERMDVTKFRPNIVVSGAATPFEEDFWAELRVRQGGRAARLLLTANCVRCQSINVDYATGKMGKGETGSALKKLMKDRRVDKGAKYSPVFGRYVFLDPGSDKAMIQVGDEVDVLRTMDERTVYGQ, from the exons ATGCACATCAGCCAG GAAACTCATATCTCAGTCCAGCTCTACACATACCCCATCAAATCCCTCCGCGGTGTGTCCCTATCGGAAGCAACTCTCACTCGGACAGGATTCCAATATGATCGCCGCTTCATGCTCCTCAAGGTCATCCCCGACCAGAATGGCGCCTACACCCTCAAGAACATGCACGTCCCCCATTTTCCCGAAATGGCTCTCTTTACAACGGACATCATCTAcccagatgaagagaaaggtaTACCGGGCCGGATCATCGTGATGTACCACCCACCAGCGGACGATCGTGTCGACGACCAAGACAAAGCCACGAAAACGCTAACGATCCCCTTGCAACCCGACATACGAGGCCTGCGACAATTGAGCATCGAGATGCACCAGAGCCCGACGACGGGGTACGACATGGGCGATCCGTATAACGCATGGTTCAGCGAGCGGTTCGGGTACGGCGTCGTACTGGCCTACCTGGGCCCGCATTCGCGGCGTGTCCTGGGGAGTTTCGCGCCGGGGAAGAGTCCCGCCCACGCGGTGGACAAGCCGGTGGTTTCGACGCGCTCACTTGTTGGGCTGGCGGTCTTGACGCTCGTGCTGAATGGTGTGCGTGTTTCGGCTTCGGCTTCGGGGGCGGTGCAGCTCACAAGTGACGAGCTGCGGAAGCATTGGCCGGGTGTTGCTGCAACGGTTGTCGCGGGGTTGCTGTCGTGGATATTATTGCGGGGGTTGTCGGCGGGCCAAGACGACGAGTCGATTACGTTTGCGGATACGGCGCCGTATCTGCTTACGTCTGAGACGTCCGTTGATGAGCTGTCTGCGCGCTTTGAGGGCGGCGAGCGCATGGACGTGACCAAGTTTCGACCGAATATTGTTGTTTCGGGGGCAGCGACTCCCTTTGAAGAGGACTTTTGGGCTGAGTTGAGAGTTAGACAAGGCGGTCGTGCGGCGAGGTTGCTGCTCACGGCGAATTGTGTACGGTGCCAGAGTATTAATGTTGACTATGCGACTGGGAAGATGGGAAAGGGGGAGACGGGCAGTGCTCTGAAGAAGTTGATGAAGGATCGGAGGGTGGATAAGGGGGCCAAGTATAGTCCTGTCTTTGGGAGGTATGTGTTCTTGGATCCTGGCTCGGACAAGGCGATGATTCAAGTGGGAGATGAGGTGGACGTCCTGAGGACGATGGACGAGAGGACGGTTTACGGTCAGTAG
- a CDS encoding serine hydroxymethyltransferase, with translation MSLSRCGRQALRLIPRSGSSSRATTVITTARHPGFQLQTPTAASRNVQWRSVSSSSRDGQQHLLSASLEEQDPTVYNILQKEKKRQKHFINLIPSENFTSQAVLDALGSVMQNKYSEGYPGARYYGGNEFIDESERLCQQRALETFRLDPEEWGVNVQALSGSPANLYAISAVLNTHDRLMGLDLPHGGHLSHGYQTPTKKISFISKYFETLPYRLDESTGLIDYDGAEKLALLYRPKLIIAGTSAYSRLIDYPRMRQIADAAGAYLLSDMAHISGLVAAGVLPSPFPHSDIVTTTTHKSLRGPRGAMIFYRKGVRRTDKKGNKEMYDLENLINASVFPGHQGGPHNHTITALSVALKQAQTPEFKAYQETVLANAKALSERLGGPINNGGLGYNIVSGGTDNHLVLVDLKNRGVDGARVERVLELCGVASNKNTVPGDQSALKPGGLRLGTPAMTTRGFQPEDFRRVADIVDRAVIITQKLDKAAKESAAAKGVKNPNTVKAFLDYVGEGDEISEIVLLRKEVEDWVGTFSLPWDD, from the exons ATGTCTCTGAGTCGTTGCGGACGACAGGCCTTGCGCCTCATCCCGCGGTCTGGAAGCTCTTCTAGAGCTACCACTGTTATCACCACCGCCCGCCATCCGGGCTTCCAGCTTCAGACTCCCACTGCTGCATCCAGGAATGTGCAATGGCGGAGCGTATCGTCGTCCAGCCGCGATGGCCAGCAACAT TTGCTCTCCGCATCCCTCGAGGAGCAAGATCCCACTGTCTACAACATTCTGCAAAAG GAGAAAAAACGCCAAAAGCATTTCATCAACCTCATCCCCTCCGAGAACTTTACGTCACAAGCCGTTCTCGATGCGCTGGGAAGTGTGATGCAAA ACAAATATTCCGAAGGGTATCCCGGTGCGAGATACTATGGAGGGAACGAGTTCATCGACGAGTCCGAGAGACTGTGCCAGCAGCGTGCCCTCGAGACGTTTCGACTCGACCCCGAGGAATGGGGTGTCAACGTACAGG CTCTCTCCGGTTCTCCCGCTAACCTGTATGCCATCTCCGCCGTCCTCAACACACATGACCGTCTGATGGGCCTGGATCTGCCCCATGGTGGCCACCTGTCACACGGTTACCAAACGCCCACCAAGAAGATCTCTTTCATCTCCAAGTACTTCGAGACCCTGCCTTACCGCTTGGATGAATCCACCGGCCTCATTGACTACGATGGAgcggagaagctggctcTGCTCTACCGACCCAAGCTGATCATCGCTGGGACTTCGGCCTACAGCCGGCTTATCGATTACCCCCGCATGCGCCAGATCGctgatgctgctggtgcgTACTTGTTGAGCGATATGGCCCACATTTCGGGCTTAGTAGCCGCCGGTGTGCTGCCGTCGCCCTTCCCCCACTCCGACATTGTGACAACCACAACCCACAAGTCTTTGCGCGGTCCTCGCGGTGCCATGATCTTCTACCGCAAGGGCGTCCGCCGGACAGACAAGAAGGGCAACAAGGAGATGTACGACCTCGAGAATCTCATCAACGCGTCGGTTTTCCCTGGTCACCAGGGTGGTCCTCACAACCACACCATCACCGCGCTGTCCGTCGCCTTGAAGCAGGCCCAAACGCCTGAATTCAAGGCCTACCAGGAGACCGTTTTGGCCAATGCCAAGGCGCTGTCGGAACGGCTGGGTGGCCCAATCAACAATGGCGGTCTCGGCTACAACATCGTGTCGGGCGGCACCGACAACCACCTGGTCCTTGTCGACCTGAAGAATCGCGGCGTCGATGGTGCCCGTGTCGAGCGTGTCCTTGAACTCTGTGGTGTCGCCAGCAACAAGAACACTGTCCCTGGCGACCAGTCCGCCCTGAAGCCCGGCGGCCTGCGTCTGGGAACTCCCGCCATGACCACTCGTGGCTTCCAGCCTGAGGACTTCCGTCGTGTCGCTGACATTGTCGACCGGGCCGTGATCATCACCCAGAAACTGGACAAGGCGGCCAAGGAGAGTGCTGCCGCCAAGGGAGTCAAGAACCCCAACACTGTCAAGGCCTTCCTCGACTACGTGGGCGAGGGTGACGAGATCTCCGAGATTGTGCTGCTGAGAAAGGAGGTGGAAGACTGGGTGGGCACTTTCAGCCTTCCGTGGGATGATTAA
- a CDS encoding CinA family protein has product MTHEFPPASLRPLIKEVVDLLKSRGETISVAETAAGGIISACLLSRAGASSIYKGGVTLYTLESRIAFAGWTQSHIDSYQGPTPDIVAGLAQHVRNTLQPTYTVAESGTAGPTGGATRNRTPGYVALAVSTPQGTFTREVETGCGTDRERNMVVFAEEALKLVRDVMLGKASL; this is encoded by the exons ATGACACATGAATTCCCCCCTGCCTCCCTCCGCCCTCTAATCAAAGAGGTGGTTGATCTCCTCAAATCTCGGGGGGAAACCATCTCCGTGGCCGAAACA GCAGCCGGAGGCATCATCTCCGCATGTCTACTTTCCCGTGCGGGAGCATCCTCAATCTACAAGGGTGGGGTAACC CTCTACACCCTGGAATCGCGCATCGCCTTCGCCGGCTGGACCCAGTCGCATATCGACAGCTACCAAGGTCCCACGCCAGATATCGTCGCCGGGCTCGCGCAGCACGTCCGCAATACCCTGCAGCCGACGTATACCGTTGCCGAGAGCGGGACAGCGGGGCCGACGGGTGGTGCGACGCGGAATCGGACTCC AGGGTACGTTGCGTTAGCGGTGTCAACTCCGCAGGGGACGTTCACTCGCGAGGTGGAAACGGGGTGCGGCACTGATCGGGAGCGGAACATGGTTGTCTTTGCGGAGGAGGCATTGAAGCTTGTGAGGGATGTGATGTTGGGGAAGGCGAGTTTGTAA